The following are encoded together in the Glycine max cultivar Williams 82 chromosome 8, Glycine_max_v4.0, whole genome shotgun sequence genome:
- the LOC100807442 gene encoding uncharacterized protein isoform X1 has translation MAGSGLPSLGRVKLTDLVPSDGLPSDSYKISVSILSQSLAQFSAVIIQFPASDGALLRSSLESARLYFHQRETYPPADIIHTSESREWCKTSGYYADPHLWQETYDYRPGLTPSEPNNSIEFPPAGLPDIFALFGKAARDILDAISYHLNLRSSPFVEILDNVPLRNREISSSVLSVCCHARPSFQGPQHHNITTQEDGPLIMYPDHDHQVDKSLLSLVKSDRAGLHVRDFQGRWILVDGDLGPQEAIVYPGLALYQATAGYVNPALHKTEINMEANMYGRCSLAFKLLPKSMTNLDCSEMRVAGYGIEAQFQLPVPVDDFMQRSHPTDHLFNRPSLQCFNFQPTHDGSMKTLMRRRKQNPKSKPLPPSKRLRLEAQRVLKERVQDIADKKGIKLRFCNLKECESHIHSVDSPCANIRMEIGWPLGVPFVHPHDLPNKAKLGFLEAYEPGWTEAHQNSDRLVNTRLTLTESVPLISNVWATMDQVVKIALYSSQGALNLSVARL, from the exons ATGGCAGGCAGTGGCCTGCCATCTTTGGGTCGTGTGAAGCTTACTGATTTAGTCCCTTCAGACGGGTTGCCATCTGATTCCTATAAAATATCAGTTTCAATTTTGTCACAATCTCTGGCTCAGTTTTCGGCGGTCATCATCCAGTTTCCAGCAAGTGATGGGGCTCTTCTGAGATCTAGTTTAGAATCTGCTCGCCTCTATTTCCACCAAAGGGAAACATATCCACCTGCAGATATAATCCATACTAGCGAGTCTCGTGAGTGGTGCAAAACATCTGGTTATTATGCAGATCCTCATTTGTGGCAAGAAACTTATGACTATAGACCAGGATTGACTCCTTCAGAACCTAATAATTCAATTGAGTTCCCCCCGGCAGGTTTGCCAGACATATTTGCCTTATTCGGAAAAGCAGCCAGAGATATTCTGGATGCAATTAgctaccatttgaatttgcgaAGCTCTCCTTTTGTAGAAATACTGGATAATGTTCCCCTGAGAAATAGGGAAATTTCATCTTCAGTCTTGTCTGTTTGCTGTCATGCAAGGCCGTCGTTCCAGGGGCCACAGCATCATAATATAACTACTCAAGAGGATGGCCCATTGATTATGTATCCTGACCATGACCACCAAGTTGATAAAAGCTTGCTATCACTTGTTAAGTCTGACAGGGCAGGTTTACATGTAAGAGACTTTCAAGGCCGGTGGATTCTTGTGGACGGAGATCTGGGACCTCAGGAAGCTATTGTTTATCCTGGGCTTGCTCTTTATCAAGCAACTGCAGGATATGTAAACCCTGCATTGCACAAAACTGAGATTAATATGGAGGCTAATATGTATGGACGATGTTCTTTAGCCTTCAAACTTTTGCCTAAATCGATGACCAATTTGGATTGTTCAGAAATGCGAGTGGCAGGTTACGGGATTGAAGCTCAGTTTCAGCTTCCTGTCCCAGTGGATGATTTTATGCAAAGATCTCATCCAACAGATCATCTATTTAACAGGCCTAGTCTTCAGTGCTTCAATTTCCAACCAACACATGATG GATCTATGAAGACTTTGATGCGGAGAAGGAAGCAAAATCCCAAAAGCAAACCTTTGCCACCATCCAAGAGGTTAAGGCTTGAGGCGCAGAGAGTTTTGAAAGAAAGGGTCCAGGATATTGCAGATAAGAAAGGCATCAAGCTGCGGTTCTGTAATCTTAAGGAATGTGAAAGTCACATTCACAGCGTAGATAGCCCATGTGCAAATATACGAATGGAGATAGGGTGGCCACTTGGCGTTCCATTTGTCCATCCTCATGACTTACCTAACAAGGCAAAGCTGGGTTTTCTAGAAGCATATGAACCTGGTTGGACAGAAGCCCATCAAAACTCAGACAGGCTAGTCAACACTCGGCTAACTTTAACT GAATCAGTCCCCCTGATTTCCAACGTATGGGCGACAATGGATCAAGTTGTGAAGATAGCCCTATATAGTTCTCAGGGGGCTCTGAATCTATCTGTagctaggctttag
- the LOC100806910 gene encoding protein Iojap, chloroplastic, whose product MTEITIISRDPFPIFISLSFVRRYLFLPRQMLPSSTVLSLAGTRAGVPVSFSGELGHLETKFSSRPRKVFSRSCIKGIPLQQNTINGLNSKNRNSLSSFAFGKKAEDSFFSDVNGDTDEMYDELINNYGKVVFSRKDKKPASAEIDDDAESLSFAVELATVASEVKAGDIKVLFVKPLVYWTRFFIIATAFSRPQIDAIGSRIRDRAEKKYGKIPTGDTKPNSWTLLDFGDVVVHIFLPSQRAFYNLEEFYGNATQVELPFENQPPPYRI is encoded by the exons atgactgaAATTACAATAATATCGCGAGACCCGTTTCCCATTTTCATTTCCCTATCTTTTGTTCGTAGATATCTCTTTTTGCCGCGACAAATGCTACCATCATCCACTGTCCTATCTCTCGCCGGAACCCGCGCCGGCGTTCCGGTGAGCTTTTCCGGCGAACTGGGTCACCTCGAAACCAAGTTTTCTTCAAGACCCAGAAAGGTTTTCAGCCGTTCGTGCATAAAGGGGATTCCCTTACAACAAAACACCATCAATGGTTTGAATTCGAAGAACAGAAACTCACTTTCGAGCTTCGCATTCGGTAAAAAAGCCGAAGACAGCTTTTTCTCG GATGTAAATGGAGACACCGATGAAATGTatgatgaattaattaataattatggaAAAGTGGTATTTAGTAGAAAAGACAAAAAGCCTGCTAGCGCAGAGATTGATGATGATGCTGAAAGCCTGTCAT TTGCTGTGGAATTGGCCACGGTTGCAAGTGAGGTTAAGGCAGGAGATATAAAGGTCTTGTTTGTGAAGCCACTTGTTTACTGGACTCGATTTTTTATCATAGCTACAGCATTTTCTCGTCCCCAAATTGATGCTATCGG gTCCAGAATTAGAGATCGAGCTGAGAAGAAATATGGAAAAATTCCAACCGGAGACACAAAACCCAACTCATGGACTCTGTTGGACTTCG GTGATGTGGTTGTCCACATCTTCCTTCCCTCACAGAGAGCTTTCTACAATTTGGAAGAGTTTTATGGTAATGCCACACAAGTAGAGCTGCCTTTTGAAAATCAACCGCCACCATATCGCATTTGA
- the LOC100306237 gene encoding cysteine-rich and transmembrane domain-containing protein WIH2 — MNHSSNNQQETPLSYLPEGQANSSAPYVTAPPPMGYPSKNGSIEQRVPEETTSRGDGFWKGCCAALCCCCVLDCVF; from the exons ATGAATCACTCTAGCAACAATCAGCAAGAAACCCCTT TATCATATCTACCAGAAGGCCAGGCCAATTCTTCAGCTCCATATGTCACTGCCCCACCACCTATGGGTTATCCTTCTAAGAATGGTTCTATAGAACAAAGGGTTCCAGAGGAAACCACAAGCAGGGGTGATGGCTTCTGGAAGGGATG TTGTGCTGCTTTATGTTGCTGCTGTGTCCTGGATTGTGTCTTCTAA
- the LOC100807442 gene encoding uncharacterized protein isoform X2, with protein MAGSGLPSLGRVKLTDLVPSDGLPSDSYKISVSILSQSLAQFSAVIIQFPASDGALLRSSLESARLYFHQRETYPPADIIHTSESREWCKTSGYYADPHLWQETYDYRPGLTPSEPNNSIEFPPAGLPDIFALFGKAARDILDAISYHLNLRSSPFVEILDNVPLRNREISSSVLSVCCHARPSFQGPQHHNITTQEDGPLIMYPDHDHQVDKSLLSLVKSDRAGLHVRDFQGRWILVDGDLGPQEAIVYPGLALYQATAGYVNPALHKTEINMEANMYGRCSLAFKLLPKSMTNLDCSEMRVAGYGIEAQFQLPVPVDDFMQRSHPTDHLFNRPSLQCFNFQPTHDGSMKTLMRRRKQNPKSKPLPPSKRLRLEAQRVLKERVQDIADKKGIKLRFCNLKECESHIHSVDSPCANIRMEIGWPLGVPFVHPHDLPNKAKLGFLEAYEPGWTEAHQNSDRNQSP; from the exons ATGGCAGGCAGTGGCCTGCCATCTTTGGGTCGTGTGAAGCTTACTGATTTAGTCCCTTCAGACGGGTTGCCATCTGATTCCTATAAAATATCAGTTTCAATTTTGTCACAATCTCTGGCTCAGTTTTCGGCGGTCATCATCCAGTTTCCAGCAAGTGATGGGGCTCTTCTGAGATCTAGTTTAGAATCTGCTCGCCTCTATTTCCACCAAAGGGAAACATATCCACCTGCAGATATAATCCATACTAGCGAGTCTCGTGAGTGGTGCAAAACATCTGGTTATTATGCAGATCCTCATTTGTGGCAAGAAACTTATGACTATAGACCAGGATTGACTCCTTCAGAACCTAATAATTCAATTGAGTTCCCCCCGGCAGGTTTGCCAGACATATTTGCCTTATTCGGAAAAGCAGCCAGAGATATTCTGGATGCAATTAgctaccatttgaatttgcgaAGCTCTCCTTTTGTAGAAATACTGGATAATGTTCCCCTGAGAAATAGGGAAATTTCATCTTCAGTCTTGTCTGTTTGCTGTCATGCAAGGCCGTCGTTCCAGGGGCCACAGCATCATAATATAACTACTCAAGAGGATGGCCCATTGATTATGTATCCTGACCATGACCACCAAGTTGATAAAAGCTTGCTATCACTTGTTAAGTCTGACAGGGCAGGTTTACATGTAAGAGACTTTCAAGGCCGGTGGATTCTTGTGGACGGAGATCTGGGACCTCAGGAAGCTATTGTTTATCCTGGGCTTGCTCTTTATCAAGCAACTGCAGGATATGTAAACCCTGCATTGCACAAAACTGAGATTAATATGGAGGCTAATATGTATGGACGATGTTCTTTAGCCTTCAAACTTTTGCCTAAATCGATGACCAATTTGGATTGTTCAGAAATGCGAGTGGCAGGTTACGGGATTGAAGCTCAGTTTCAGCTTCCTGTCCCAGTGGATGATTTTATGCAAAGATCTCATCCAACAGATCATCTATTTAACAGGCCTAGTCTTCAGTGCTTCAATTTCCAACCAACACATGATG GATCTATGAAGACTTTGATGCGGAGAAGGAAGCAAAATCCCAAAAGCAAACCTTTGCCACCATCCAAGAGGTTAAGGCTTGAGGCGCAGAGAGTTTTGAAAGAAAGGGTCCAGGATATTGCAGATAAGAAAGGCATCAAGCTGCGGTTCTGTAATCTTAAGGAATGTGAAAGTCACATTCACAGCGTAGATAGCCCATGTGCAAATATACGAATGGAGATAGGGTGGCCACTTGGCGTTCCATTTGTCCATCCTCATGACTTACCTAACAAGGCAAAGCTGGGTTTTCTAGAAGCATATGAACCTGGTTGGACAGAAGCCCATCAAAACTCAGACAG GAATCAGTCCCCCTGA